A stretch of DNA from Oryza brachyantha chromosome 9, ObraRS2, whole genome shotgun sequence:
TGGGTGAGGACTGACAAAATTCAGTGGGTTACTATAGCTGAGATGGATGGAAACCTACGAATGGTGAAGTATCAGTGCCTGTCATTATACAAGCGAACTCAAGGTAACCCAAAAAATTCAGACATGAGTACAGTGACATGATCACAGAATTAACTGAATCTCCATCGATCCGGAATATGTAATTAAACGAGCACTCGAAGCTCATGTGTTCTGCTAGTAACGCCCCCGTTTTGAGATGGCTGAAATTTGAAGAATcgttgggtttttttttttcttgatagcATTATTTGATGGTACTAACCATCGATTTAGctgctataaaattaaaattttaattaaaaagttatataataaGCTCTTATGtataaatctttttttaaacacATCATTAAGAAGGTTGAAAAAGTATTTGGATTGAATGTTGAATGGGGCCTAACTCTCACACACTGTGGTTTAGCATTCATGCGATGTTGAAAAGACTGTAATAACTGACCGAAACAAATAGTTAGacctaaaaaaatctttgatcTGGACATGCACGTATTCTGATGAAGTGTATGCTGTGAGCCACCGCAATGCATGACGCCAAAGCTCCAGAGAGTTCTCTAAAGTCATCGTTTACTATAGGAGATTACATGAGCATTATGGgattgaataaaatttttatatacgtattctcagctatctaaaatatatgttagaaaataaattttaataaaaaaatcacaatcaaaaataagaaagtataaacagaaatgaaaagacgGGTGTTTAGCACGCTTATAATAAGCACAGTAAAGTTTGCACGTCCACCGATCCACATCCAATGGATCAAAAACGCCCTTAGTTTACGCTAGCTACGGCTCCGATGGCGACACGTGGGCACATCCAACGGATCAAAAGCGCCCTTAGTTTACGCTAGCTACGACTCCGATGGCGACACGTGGGCACATCCAACGGATCAAAAGCGCCCTTAGTTTACGCTAGCTACGGCTCCGATGGCGACACGTGGGCCCCGCTACGTGGCGTGTTAGAGTTTGGCTTCGAGCTATATACGCATAGTCCTCCTCCCATTAATACCTATAAACTATCTATAagatatactatatattttttaatagaaaagggATAAAAGTTATTTCTTAATCAAGGATAGTctcttgtatatattttagtatcaTGTGAGAATAAATTACAgagttatttatattataagctatttataaaaaatagacctCTAAAAAAGTTATCTTAAAGATAGTTATCTAAATTGTGGGGGTGCTAGAGGCCGGGGAGAGAGAGCGCGAGCATGGGTGTGCATCTTATCGGCTTCGTGGAAACTGGTGGCgacgtggggcccacctattaGAAATAATCGCGTGTCCTTTTACCGTAGTAACGCTTGCAGCTCGGCTCACCTGGCTCGCTCGTTGGGCTCAAAGCTCGGAATCTCTGGGCTCGGCGACCGCAGGAGTACAGATAAACGAGCTACGGGTTTTAAAAATTGTTgcatcatatttatatgtatatgaagtaaagaaaaaaaagttacatatttatatttatagttagctATAATATAATCTCCAAGacattatttgtatataagatgatcatgtattgatgatatagtatatgtttgtGTGTAACTATTATACAAGTTAGCTCAATGTTAGTTTTTAGTGGTATGGAAAGATTTTGGAGtcagtagttagctcttttaTTCACCTCGTTTTAAAACTCGTAAAAATATGCCAAGTGAGCTTTTAGCTTACAAACTTATTAGGCTGGTTTTTCTTCGCTTAGAGtttttataatctagattattaaaaaaaatctaaaacaaataaataaattattatgtggattattataatctacattatatattactataatttgatataatgtttgactctttatttGCATGATCGCATATGCTTTTTATGTACTTCccctgtcccaaaataaattattttttagtttttgatacGATATTtgtctctttattttatttaagaagtttttaagattaatactttattattattagatgataaaatataaaaaataatttacgtaTGACTAGTTTTCTATAAGTTCCAATGATAAAGACACatttataaaaagataaagtCTTTTTTTAACGGAGGCTGCGTGCGCGCATATGTCGCGTCAAATAGCCGCGAGAAAAGcagccacggcggcgcggtggccggccggGTGTCTGTCCGCAACGAAACTCGTAGAATCTCGCGTCACAGATCGATCGGCCACTGCACACCCATCATCCCAGCATGCATCCGCCATTGCACACGAACGAACGGGCCCACTGCTGCCTCCGTCACATAAAAAATACGTTTTTTATTactgttattattattattataagataaaacataaataatattttgtgataacttttttaacttttaaataagataaacgatCAAAATATTGGACTGTGTCTTCTCATAGTCACTGTTCGTTCCATCCCGGCAGCTATGtctaaaccaaaataaaaatatctgttggttatttaatataattaaggAGATGTTAAATATTATTAGTTATCTTCGatgatcaatttttaaattgattagatttcttTTCTAAGCATCATATTGTTTCTGAAATTGTTGGAATAACCAAAATCATGAGAATCATTacataaatgcttatattatggtacaaattttagatactaaaaattatattttgggatggagtgaGTATAATATAAgtggttatgtttttttttcaaaagttaagcaattacaaaaaaaatatatattttgggatggattgAAAATGAAGTGTTGTCTCATGATAATAAAATCTTGTATACTGTGAGACAAAATTTAGAGAGCAAATTTATTATATCAATCATCGGACGGAAGAAGTACATGTAATGGCATCCAAATTTAATATGGGTCTTTCGGTATCAACACGATTGTCCCCTAACACTTTTTTGGTGATAACACCTTGTAGTAGAACGGTTTCATTTCTGTTAATTAATGGAAATGGGAGGCGGGTGCACCCTCTCTAGTTTGTTAAAGAAACAATTAATGTAtcaaaggggaaaaaagaaacttaaTTCTACCAAAAATTTACTTTCAAATGCAATTCATCTTGTACACGTAGCAAGCAAAGCCATGAGGCCGGCTCAAGCTCGAGTCACCACACGTTCATGGGCCGCGTGCGCGAGCCTGAGCGGCTGATCGAGCCGGCCGTGAAACGTAGGCAAGACCGCAAGAGAGGGaggccaaaaagaaaaaaaaaaggggaaaagtGAGCACCCAAAATTACACATGCCACCCAAATATCTCGGCGAAATGCTCTCTCCACCTCCCAGAGACGCCTCTATAAAAGCCAAACTCCTCTTGCTCCTTCCAacaaggaaggaaaaaagagaaggaacCAGACGCTGCACacatcatcatcttctccCGGTAAGCCTCTCTAGATctctgcctctctctctctctctcatccaaGAACAAGAAGAGAATGAGAGGAGGATGTGAGGAAAGATGGATCATATCAAGCTTGGTTGAGATCTAAATTGAGCTGAATGTTTGCTAATTGCAACGTAAAAACGTGCAggttttggtttggttggttaGCTTAGCTAAGGAAGGACGACGTAGACGTGTGCGTGCATGGGGCTCCTTGACCAGCTCTGGGACGACACGGTGGCCGGGCCGCGGCCGGACTCCGGCCTCGGCAAGCTCCGCAAGTACGCCTCCTTctccccgtcctcctcctcggcgatgGCGTCGCCTTCAcccgcctcggcggcggcggcggccgacgtgCCGGCCGTGACGCGCAGCATCACCATCCTCCGCCCGACGGCGCTGTCCGTCACGTCGCCGCGCAGCGAGTCGAGCTCCTCCACGCCGTCGTCCCCGGCCAGCGTCCCGGACTCCCCCTTCGGCTCCGGTGACCATACTCTTCTCGATCTACTCTTTGCATATGGATGATTggatgcatacatacatacatacatacacggGCAGTTTAGATCTCGTGATGACATCCACGCATATATCGTCTTGTGGCAGCGACAACGCCGAAGGGGGAGGCCTGGAAGAAGATGCGCCGGAGAGCAGCGAGGATGGCCGACGGCGTGGACGCCGGCGGCCAGCCCAGAAGCCCCACCGTCTACGACTGGTCGgttgcctagctagctagctcgctccAAACTAAAAAAGAcactcctaattaattaatcactcaACAATCATGCCTGCTTTTgctctaattaattagctctTAACGTTGTTCTTCCCCGGCATGCTGCAGGGTGGTGATCAGTTCACTCGACAGGTGAACGAACCACTGAATTAATCTGCATCCGACGAGAAACTGAACACGagcaaaccaaaaaaactgcTCTCTTCAGTTAAGTTTCAGCTCGTCGAACCAGAGTATGTGTTCAGTTATCTGCACTACTACAGACCCTGCTGATACTGCAGCCAAGGATGTATATGCGTATGCATGCTTGTACTACCGCCGTATACATATACGTACGTGTACGTAGATCGATGCAGAGAAGTCTTAGCAGAGGAGTGGTcggagtacgtacgtacgtacgtacacgaCGCGACGATGAACTgattatacatacatatatggcACTGGTGTTGTGTATTATACGCCTGTATATACGGTCCTAGCTAGCTGGAGGGAGAGTGCTTATGTAtctgtttaattaaattagttctCCCCTGCTAATGGTGTGTAATAATCTGTATTGTACTCCACTGCTTTCTTGTTCTCCAGATTTTCTGAGGGAGAGAACAGAGATGAGAAGTTTTCCCCTGTGTTTGTGGAATATGTAAATAAGATGGCTGCATAGCAGCAGTATAAGAATGTAAAAATGAGTGAGCAATAATACACGTTGAAAATAATGTTATGAACCTGTACTAGACTGTTTGTTAGCTGTCTTATCATTGGTGGTTGATAATTGATAACACTTGATTGCTTTTCACAGTAGTCGTGTTTCCTGATGTCAGATCGATGGGGAGGTTTATGTAGAAAATTCAAGGTTACCGTGCTCTTTGTACTGTTAAAGGTCAAAAGGATATCGATGAGGCTGACGGACGAGCCATGGCAGTATGGCAATATCATCACAAACTCAAAATTATGTGCCTGAAATTTATGTCAGTAACTTGTGCGGCATGTTTGTAGCTTCGAATTTCTGAAGTTAAGACTATAGTCAGCCTGTTTTTTCCTGtacaaattttgtttcatctcCCTTTCAAGATAACATACGACTTCGTTGCTCCTAccctttgttttcttcttcttagGCAACAGGTTATGACTCATGCATGTTATCTCTGTCAACGTTGTGTCACTGCTAGTCCTGTGTGGGAGTGGGATTAATAATTTGGGTGTGAAACTAAGGTCGTTTTTatttcccaatttttttttccaaaaacatcacatagaatctttagacacttaaataaatcattaaatatatatgaacattaaaactaattacacaactatgggggaaatcgtgagacgaaacTTTTGAGTCCgaaaccaacatgtgctacggttagtcataagtgctacagtaactaacatgtgttaatgacgaattaattagactcaaaagattcatctcgcggtttttatgcggaatctaaaattcgtttttttattcgtgtctaaaaacctTTTTCGATATTCAGTACAACGTTCGACGTGACccttttgacaaaaaaaaattttgacaactaaacaaggcctctCATTGTACTGTCTACGTGTTTGAATCGCACCAAATGTCCATGGATCCAAACCGGAGGCGATGGCGTCGCAACAGCAGGATGGATAGTTCGGACAGCATGGgcggtgcgtgcgtgcagcgGCGGCAGAACCGGGAGGTGGGGGTGGCGTGGCGACCCGGTGTGGAGGCGCGGACGGACGCGGTTGCGCCCCGtagaataattaattttttatcactcTTACAAATGATACTAACATATTTGTTATTggatctatattttatatgttatagATATGTAAGGTTCCACGTGTTATACAGTCACGAAGGCATTTCCCTAAGGGACACTGGTAGGCAAAAgcaccaaaaatttttttctgaagacAATGTCGCAAAATCTTGTCTCTGGGTGAAAATATAATGATAATGCATGGCATTTAAATGGCATGACCTTTCTAAAGACATTATGTTGGAGGCACTCGTGGATGGTGTTTCTATTGATCAGATTCAAAGATAATTTCCGTGATATGATCGAAATAGATGATCGGTCTACAACTTAAATATTATCCGCAATTATCTTCTGATTTAGTTCAACGCTAGTCACTGGCGGTGATGGAAGCGAAATTTAGTCAACTTAGGATCAACGGTTGATTTCAGATATTCGTTCTACCAGTCCGAGGATTATAATGACCACACAATTTGTAGTTTTCTTTTCGACATCAAgatattaatttgtagttgataaccatctatctattatatatataaagtaatagaaaaatgagCCTCCACGTTGTCTCTCACAGGAtagaaattctaaaattaatcgaagaaaaataagagaaaaaagaaaaaaaagatcagtcggacaaaaagaaaatctaccGATAATTAATAGCAAATTCTATCTTCAACCggacaaaagaaaatctatCGAATCCTGGTCATTAGCAAATTCTATCTATCGTCCCTAGCTTAAGTTCCGATCTCTGTACACATGTTGGAATTGGACAAGGAAAATCAACGGAAAATATAATGGTTTTGTTGGAATTGAACAAGgaaaatcaaaggaaaataagaggaaaaaagataatatttttttgaatcgggcaaaggaaagaaaaaatcaattaaaaataaagaaaaataatagaagagtccatgtataaatatagtttagaaacTCCAAATCTtagatttgaaattttaaaataattgatattgagggaagagtccatctataaatacaatttgaaaagatttaaaaatttggttaaaaaattaagagaaagagttaatatataaatataatttagaagtatctaaaatttgaattataaattaaatattatgcataAAAGTGTTTACGTACCCATACAGTTTGTAATACAAGTGAATGAGGTTCCatgtcaaaatataatttagaaaaatttaaattcaaatgaacaattaaaatataattattatcaaaataatagatactatataaatataatttgtaacAATGTTAATTTAGCAGCAAAGAAACTACAGTGAGTTCCGCGACGATGCTTGCCTACGCTTTGAAGCAGCATGAGCTAGCTACAAATGGACTCgaggttaaaaaaatgttgtttgaaaaaaagcACTACtacaaaactttaaatatatatgttaatctTTTACTGTTTATGTTGTTAGATCATTATCACATGTTTAGAATTGTTAATGAGCTGAGCTCGAGCTCGCCTGAGCTTAAAATCGAGCATGTATAACCTTTGAGTTTTTCGACGAAGCTTGATATTGACTCACAGTGATATAAGGAAAACAATATATCTTTGAGTTTTTCGACGAAGCTTGATATTGACTCACAGTGATATAAGGAAAACAATATATCTTAGAACtacaattttagaattaaaaaagaaaaataataaaaaaagtccatATGTAAATACAAGTTAGAACAAAAATAGgagtaaaacttaaaattaaattagatcTAGCCGCGCAAATGCGCGGGCCGCCATGCTAGTTTATCTTATAATCTCTATCTTTTTTAGAAATCAAGGCAGGATAAATGAAtttcattatcttaaaaaataaatgtccATGATCATTTCAAGTAGATACAGTCAGAAGTTAGGCTACAGTTGTCTTTTacaccttgtttttttttttttctgatgggTACATCTTTGTTCCATCCTTTATAACATAGACTTATGACTCCATCAATACGTACGTTTCACTTTCTTCATGGGGTGACAAGTTACGACTTATTCACCGTGTTTATAAACTTCTAATAAGATTAGCTACTCTCTCGATACCCGTTAGCCATGCttttaaactactaaatgatatattttttaaaaaaaatcacataaatccatttttattttttaatatttaattctcaattaatcatatgctaatcataTTCCTCGTTTTACTAATCAGCTAATTTCTAACGTCTTAAAAGAACACGTCCATTGTCCATAAGTTGAATAAACGTTAGGATCCGGGAGGAGTTGGCTAGAGCAAGTTTAGCACTAAAGTTAACTATTAGCTAGAAAACTATGTTAAAGCTAACGTGTACCATACATTTACTATAAGTTTGGTTACAATATTTCTGTTATACCTCTTTCTCTTACTCACATGATTTATCTTGCATCTTTGGAGCTAGCTTTTATTTGCATAAGAGTCAATCTTCTCTATTTCCTTTTTGCTCCATGTATACTTACGGTTAATACGcagcctactattatacttgatctatatatatttccctgattattttcattttttcctttgatttttaattatccGCACACTTTGTAAACTACTGACTATCGATCCAACTCAACCGTACAGGTACGGCGCACGATGCATTGCGTTGGATACCACCACATATTATGGgtttgtttggggagcttcttTCAGCtacacagcttctgagaatctgtagttacagattctgaaaaataaactaagaaccCAGATACTCAAAAACTAACTAACAAACAACtgtttctcaaaatctaaaACTACCTTACATACCGGCCGGGCACCAAGGTGAAATAGAGGAAGAACCCCTATGGAAATCGACCTAATCACGGACTCGATCGGCGCGCCCTCAGGCTAGCTAGCCGCAGCTGATGCCGCGGCGGTCCTCCcgtacgcgcgcgcgcgggtggCTCGTGCCTCGTGGCGTTGGCGAGCAAAGAAAGCACCGGtgcagtacgtacgtacgcccGGGGGTACAGCACCGGATGCACACGAGCACCTACGACggcagagggagggagagaaagaaagaaagaaagaaagagcaaTAATCATGAATCAATGGATCGATCCAATCCTCTCGCGCGCGCTGCGGATGGCCGGCCACCTGCCCACCAGCAGGCAGCAAGCAGCCCAGCTCTTTTTGTCCAGAACCGGTCACGTCGTCGATCGTCGTGTGTCCCCCGGCAGGATAGGCAGGCGCGCCCTCTGGTCCCCCTGGGGGCTGGGGCTAGCTCTCGCCAACGCAGCCTGCGTCCATGTGAGAGGGGCTGTAAAACAAATGTGCTCTTGATTAGAGCGTGACGAGGCGTATCCGTATCCTCAGTTTTATTGGgatgttgtcgtcgtcgtcgacggtaATTCCAGACGGCTTCTGTAGGACTCGCGCATTTGCTAGAGCCATCTGAGCTCACATCTCCCCTGCACATTTGGAACATCAAGTCGGAACAGAGATGTTCTTACCAAAAGGGGACGTAGCGCTCGCTTCGCATGCGAGAGGCACGGGGTTCGATTCCCCGCGTCTCCATTCCTTTTGTGTGTTTTGCTTTGTGTAATGCCCTGCATTTTGCTTTGACCCCCTTTAATTCATCAATGTTACCGCAGCGCTTGAGTAGTTGAAGCCTGTATGAATTTCTATGCCGGTTAATTTTGGCAATTTGGCCACAAATGTCTTGGACAGGGGTGCAAATGGGTGTAAATATATTAGCTTTTTAGCGGTTTTTTGACTGTTTTTAGGGGTTATTATGATTGTTAAACTACTACAAAAACTGATGCGTTTGTTAGAGAGAGGGATTAGCCCAATAAAGGCAACCTCGAGCTCGGCCCAATTACAAAGCTCCCCGCAACACATCCCCAAACGTCCAGACCAATAAAGTTTCCGTCAACCAGTTTGATCGGCCCCGTCTTAACAAACGATTCGGCCCAATGAAATTCCCAGTTTGACCGGCCCGCATAAGAAAAGTTCCGGCCCAACTGCACGACTCCCTTCTCTGCTCGAGGCGGTCGAGCCGCACCCGttctccgcctccacctcgccgcgcTGCGCCGATTCCCCCACAGAGcaccgcatccgccgccgccgcgggttGGTCGAGATGCTGGCGAGAGCCTTCCTCCTGGGAATCCAGGCTCTGCGCCGCGCCACTGCGCCAGGTgatccctcctctctcgctgcggctcgttgttgttgttgttggtggtggtggtggtggtgtggcTGGCGTCGCCGCGGGCTTAGAATGGCGTTGGTTTCCGATGCGTGCATGGAATCCGGGAGGGCGGGAGTGGCTGGGCACCACTTTCTCGCTGCCTCTCTCTGTGATGGCAATTTGTAAAGCCTTGTGCAAAAATCTGTGCTCTACTGGCAATGCTATGGCGCTAGATTTGAGCTCGGTATGTATCATTAGGATACAAGGGATGCCATGGGTTGTGCTAGATGTAGACACGATTGATCTCTATTCTGGCACCTGCCTCGCAGGCAGCTCTCGATGCCCATCTAGCTTTGGGAAGACACTAGTTCGCCCCATGTGTTTCCCATGCAATTAATAATACGGAATAGCTATATGACATTCGAATGAAAAATCTGaggataaaaaatcttacagaTTTTGAACCATTGGATCCATTCCAAGATTCGTGCATGAGCTTTTCTCCTCCAACTCTAGCGAGCTCCCCTTCTTctccgacgccggcgacaCCTCCAACTCCGGTTGTGAGCATACGGGTTAGGGTTTGGGGTtagggtgggggggggggggggggggggggagggatTGTTGGAGGGGGAAGAGGGGGGTTTCCTCTGGGCTTAGAGGGATGGCcgtgggcggcggaggaccGGCGGTGGGCGGTGGACTCCGGCGGGCGGCAACGGCGCTGCTGAAGCCGCAGGGATGGAGGAGGGCAGTAGGCCGTTGTCGGTGGCGGGGCCAAAGCAAGCGGAGATTAGGAGGCGGCAGTTGGTGGTGATGgatccggcggcgggagcCGCCGGAGACGGGGAAGACGGCGGGGCGAGGAGGGGCGGCATCGTCACCACCTTGAgcagaaagagagaggggaagggggagcggggaggggaagggggctCGTCGGGAGGAGGGGGCTTGCCGGCGCCGTTGACTCCTTCCGGCcagccggcgaggagggcggcggtgcggtggggcgatggtggcggcgcggtgggGTGGAGGCGAGCAGAGGAAAAGGGGATGGAGAAAGaaatagggttagggtttgcaTGAATCTTAAAGCAGATCCAATggtccaaaatttgaataatagGAGGTGGGATTTTCTGTCACATGATGTATAGATAGCCCCTTAATAATATCGGAACTGGGCATGGGAAAATTCTTCTATAGATTGCTTCGGTGCTTGATGGAGAGGGCAATTAGCATGTTTTTGAAAGTCTGTTTAGATTGCATGCTCTCTGTTTTCTCTGGTTGAATTATTGTGCACTGTTACTTAGCAGGTCAAAATTCACTCACTTCAAGGAGGAATGAAGCAGAGGTTGTTACCTCTCGTGTGAACCATGTGGTTAGTTCTATCACTGCTCTTGATCTCCACAATACATATCTGTTAGGGTTTGTGTAGGTGAGAATTCACTACCACATTACTCCGAAAATTGATCCATTAGATTGTATGCAAGGGACATGTCCCTAACTTACTGTATTAATGTTTGTTAGGTTGTATTACTATACTCACAACTAGTAAGGTGAGCAAATGAATCCTGGTTACTGCAAAATTGTCTCTTTGTTATGCCATTTAAGCTTTCCTAACTGGATCTCTTGCTGCCAAGAAAACTAGAATTTCCTACAACTAAAGCCATAAAACACGTCGTTTtctgaaatttgaatattttctGAAAGGTAATAACAAAGGACATGCTTTTTAGGGGAAGACTTTCTTCTGTTCGAACACAAATGCTACATCCAATGACAGGAGCAGTGACTCAGAAGCTAAGTAAGTCTTTTTAAACTCTGCAGTTTTTAAACTCTGCAGGCTTGACCAGTGTGCTATCTAACTCCCTATCCATTTTTAAGCTAAGTGAGTTTATGCAAGCTTGTAGGTCTATCACATAAAAGTTTGATATTCTATTTGTAGATTTCTCGGCATAAAGCATTTACTTTGGTGATGCTTGTAAACCCTGTAATTAACATGAATGACATGAATATTGATGATGCTTTAGGGCCTTTGGGAATGCTTTTGGCTTGCGAGTTGCtaaaatctagataaaacttCTCCAAGATGGATACTTTAGCAAATATCACTCAAGAATAGGATATCCATAAAAATATTCCATTGGCATTCAACTATTTTGGTTAACTTACCTTGATTTCGAACTTAGTTTACTAATTTAGTTAACATTAGTTTACTAATTTAGTTAACCAACCTCGGTCTTTTCTAATCAGGTCCCTCTAGTGGTAGAGCTTGTATAATTCTACCCTTCTGTACATGACTCTAGTATTGACTCTTTGTCCACATTGGAGACAACTGACTAGAGAAGCAAACAAATCAGAGGAGTGAGATGTTAAATTGCATTATATCGGGGGTGTAATTAGTTATATAAATAGGTGGGATTAGCAGAATGAAAAGAGTAATAGAGAGCCTATAGGTTTCCTGATGCAAAATCATTTCTCAAGTACCTACAAGATGCAGCATTGGCCCACCTGGAAGCCATCAGCGTGCTTGAGTTGCTTGAGTGATTCTACCACTTCCATTGAACTTGACATGGTTGTCGAGCTTCTCTATGTGATTTTGATGTTCACAAATGCTGCCAACCTCAATATGTCCTTAGCCTTGGTACCCATCATCCTCTGATGCTTATCTTCCTacaagtttttttcttttctcctctttCAAACCGACCTTCCTCAAGCTGCAGATTGTGCCCACTCATAATATACTGAATCCGAGTTGATTGATCCTCCCTGAATAATGCAGTTACTCCATGCAACTGTGCAAGTATGCTGTCTGACTATAGATTGTCATTGACCTTTTTAACACCAGTAGGACCACTATGAGTGCATGTTGCATATCATGTATGGGATTTATCCTGAATTTTG
This window harbors:
- the LOC102699620 gene encoding dormancy-associated protein homolog 3-like, encoding MGLLDQLWDDTVAGPRPDSGLGKLRKYASFSPSSSSAMASPSPASAAAAADVPAVTRSITILRPTALSVTSPRSESSSSTPSSPASVPDSPFGSATTPKGEAWKKMRRRAARMADGVDAGGQPRSPTVYDWVVISSLDR